In Azospirillum thiophilum, the DNA window CGCTGCTCATGCTCCGCATGGCGTTCGGCTGGAAAAACGCGGTCGCGCTTCATTGGCCGTCGCTGCCGCGCCAGTTTCCGGCGCTCTATTCCTATTGGCGCTCGTCGGCGGAAGCACCGCTGGGCAAGGTCATTCCGGTCTGGCGCCAGCTCGTTGCGGAAGCGGTGCCGCGGCACGATGCCCTGATCGGCGCGTCGGGAGCCGGCGGACTCATCCGCAGGGACGGCTATTGGGACGTTCACGCGACGGAGGCCGGCCTTGCCTCGGCCCTGCGCGAAGCGGAGCGGCGCAGGCTGCATTATGGCGTCGACTTCGAGGCCGCGGATTCGGACATGCTCGCACGCGCGGAGCCCGCCCTCCGGGCCAAACTCCCGGGCGCGATCCACTGGACGGCACCCTGGACCTGCGTGGCGCCCGGCCAGCTCGTCGCCGCCTATGCGGACCTCTTCCGGACAAGGGGCGGCAGGATCGTCCAGGGGGACGCGGCCTCACTGACGCAATCCGGCCGCGGCTGGCGCGTCGGCGGGGAAGCGGCGGAGCACGCCGTCGTCGCGCTCGGCCCCTGGTCGCCGGAACTGCTGAAAGGGCTCGGATACCGGGTGCCGATGGTCCGCAAGCGCGGCTACCATCTCCACTATGAGTGCGGCGGCGGCCCGGGCAGGCCGATGCTGCTGGCCGATCACTCGGTCGTCCTCTCGCCCATGCTCGCCGGGTTACGGATCGCCACGGCGGCGGAACTCTCAACGGCGGCGGCGGCGGCCCATCCGGCGCAGCTGGCGCGGGGGGAGGCGGTCGCCAGAACCATGTTCCAGCTTGGAAAGGCGGTGGAAGGGGCGGCCTGGTCCGGAACGCGGCCCTGCCTTCCCGGCATGCTGCCCCTGGTCTGCAAGGCGCCGCGCCATGCAGGGCTGTGGTTCCATTTCGGTCATGGCCATCAGGGCTTCACCCTCGGCCCGGTGACCGCTGAACGCTTCGCACGGGCGTTCGATGGCGAGTCAGGGGCCATCGCCGGCCTCGACGGCGGCATATCCTAGACCTCGCAGGGGGGCGGACAGGCGGGGCAGGAGGCCGGTCGCACTCCCCGCCCCTGCCGCCACCCTTCGGGGATCAGAAATGGAGCGACCGGCCGAGCAGCCTCAACGCCGCTTCGTGGAAGGTTTCGCCCAGGGTGGGATGGGCGTGGATGGTCCCCGCCACATCCTCCAGCTCCGCCCCCATTTCGAGAGCCAGCGCGAACTCGCCCGACAGTTCGGAGACATGGGCGCCCACCGCCTGGATGCCGATCACCCGACGGTCTTCGCGGCGTGCCACCAGCCGGACGAAGCCGCTCTCGCCGCTATCCAGAGTGAGGGCACGGCCGTTGGCGGCGAAGGGAAACCGGTCGACGATCGCGTCGATCCCCTGCGCCGACGCCTCGTCCGGCGACAGGCCGACGCTGACGATCTCCGGCTCGGTGAAGCAGACCGCCGGAATCGCGACCGGGGCGAAGCGGCGGCGGTGGCCGGCGATGATCTCCGCCACCATCTCGCCCTGCGCCGACGCCTTGTGCGCCAGCATCGGCTCGCCGACCAGATCGCCGATCGCCCAGACATCGCGCATCGAGGTCCGGCACTGGTCGTCCACCGCGACGAAGGCGCCTTTGCGATCCACGCCCATCGTCTCGAAGCCCCAGCCCTCCAGCCGGGGGCGCCGGCCGACGGTCGAAAGCACCGCGTCGGCCGGCAGACGGATCGTCCCGCCATCCGCAGCCCGCACGGCCAGTGCATGCCCCTCCCCCTCCGCTTCCAGCCCGAGAGCGCGGGCGCCGAGATGAACGGTCACGCCCGACCGCTCCAGCCAGCGCCGCACCGGGTCGGTCAGAGCCTCGTCATAGAGCGGCAGGATACGCGGCTGCGCCTCGACCACGGTCACCGCGGATCCCATCCGGGCAAAGGCGCTGCCCAGCTCCAGCCCGATATAGCCGCCGCCGACCACCACCAGCCGGCGCGGCAGCCGGTCCAGCGACAGCGCCTCGGTCGAGGACAGCACCGGCCCGCCGAAGGGAAGGGCCGGCAGCGGCACCGGTTCCGAGCCGGTGGCGAGGATCACATGCTCGGCCTTAACGGTCAGCGGACCATCCCTGCCCTGGACGATGCAGGTCTTGGCATCGGAGAAGACCGCCCAGCCGTGCAGCACGCGCACCTTGGCTTTGCGCAGCAGGGCCGCCACGCCGCCGCTGAGGCGGTCGACGATGCCGTCCTTCCAGCGCGTGGCGGCGGCGAGATCGAGGCGCGGCCGCGTGTCGAGCGCGATGCCGGCATGGCCGCCGCCGACCGACCGCTCCATCGCCTCGAAGCGGGCGGCGACATGGATCAGCGCCTTGGACGGGATGCAACCGCGGATCAGGCAGGTGCCGCCCAGCCGGTCGGCCTCGACCAGCACGGTGTCGAGCCCGAGCTGGCCGGCGCGGATGGCGGCGACATAGCCGCCCGGCCCGCCGCCGACCACAAGAACCTTGGCGGTGACGGTCTTGATGCTGGGCGTGCTCATCGCGGCTGGTCCATGAAAAGGGTAGCGGGCTGTTCCAGCAGGGCCTTCACCCGCTGGACGAAGGAGGCGGCGTCCCAGCCGTCTACGACCCGGTGATCAAAGGAGCAGGACAGGTTCATCATCGACCGGACGACGACGGCGCCCTTGCGGACCACCGGCCGCTCGATGATCCTGTTGACGCCGACGATGGCGACCTCCGGCCGGTTGATGATCGGCGTGGTGGCGAGGCCGCCCAGCGCGCCCAGGCTGGTGATGGTGATGGTGGAGCCGCTGAGCTGCTCCCGCCCCGCCTGCCCGTCCCGCGCTGCGGCAGCCAGCTTGCGGATCGCATCGGCCGTCTGCCACGGGTCCAGCGCCTCGGCATGGCGGACGACCGGCACCACCAGCCCGCCCGGCGTCTGCGTCGCGATGCCGGCATGCACCGCCTCGAACCGGTGGACGACATTTGCCGCGTCGTCGTAGCGCGCGTTGATCTGCGGGAACTCGGGCAGCGCTCGCACCAGGGCGCGGATCAGGAAGGGCAGCAGGGTCAGCTTCGGTCGCGTCGCGCCGCCGTTGGCGACGCCGTCGGCGTTGAGGTGAAGGCGCAATTCCTCCAGGGCGGTGACGTCGATCTCCTCGATGTAGGAGAAATGCGGGATGTGGCGCTTGGCCTCCTGCATGCTCTCGGCGATCCGGCGGCGCAGGCCGCGCACCGGCACCTCTGACACTGCGGTCCGGGCCTGAGGCGACGACCGCCCGGCAACGGCGACACCGACGGCTTCCGCCGCCCCGTCGTCGGCGTGACGGTCGAGGTCGCGGTGCAGTACCCGGCCGCCGGGACCGGAACCGGCGACGAACTGCAAGGGAATGCCGAGATCCCAGGCACGCCGCCGCACCGCCGGCGAGGCGGTCGGCTTGACGCCGGGCGGACGGCGGACCGCAGGAGCGGTTGGAGCCGCGTCCCGCAGAACAGCCGCCCGCTCCGGCACAGGAGCAACGTCAACGGCAACGGCGGCAGGCGACGGCGGGGCGGCCGCCGAGGCCACCACCATGGGAGCATCGTCGGGAAGCCGGTCGTCCACCCCCTCCACCTCCAGCACGACCAGTTCGGAACCGACCGCCAGCATTGCGCCGGGGTCGCCGTTGATCGACAGCACCCTTCCGGCCACCGGCGACGGGATCTCCACCGTCGCCTTGTCCGTCATCACGTCGACCAGGGTCTGGTCCTCGGCGACGCGGTCGCCGGGCGCGACATGC includes these proteins:
- the lpdA gene encoding dihydrolipoyl dehydrogenase: MSTPSIKTVTAKVLVVGGGPGGYVAAIRAGQLGLDTVLVEADRLGGTCLIRGCIPSKALIHVAARFEAMERSVGGGHAGIALDTRPRLDLAAATRWKDGIVDRLSGGVAALLRKAKVRVLHGWAVFSDAKTCIVQGRDGPLTVKAEHVILATGSEPVPLPALPFGGPVLSSTEALSLDRLPRRLVVVGGGYIGLELGSAFARMGSAVTVVEAQPRILPLYDEALTDPVRRWLERSGVTVHLGARALGLEAEGEGHALAVRAADGGTIRLPADAVLSTVGRRPRLEGWGFETMGVDRKGAFVAVDDQCRTSMRDVWAIGDLVGEPMLAHKASAQGEMVAEIIAGHRRRFAPVAIPAVCFTEPEIVSVGLSPDEASAQGIDAIVDRFPFAANGRALTLDSGESGFVRLVARREDRRVIGIQAVGAHVSELSGEFALALEMGAELEDVAGTIHAHPTLGETFHEAALRLLGRSLHF
- a CDS encoding dihydrolipoamide acetyltransferase family protein, with the protein product MARYVFKLPDVGEGTAEAEIVAWHVAPGDRVAEDQTLVDVMTDKATVEIPSPVAGRVLSINGDPGAMLAVGSELVVLEVEGVDDRLPDDAPMVVASAAAPPSPAAVAVDVAPVPERAAVLRDAAPTAPAVRRPPGVKPTASPAVRRRAWDLGIPLQFVAGSGPGGRVLHRDLDRHADDGAAEAVGVAVAGRSSPQARTAVSEVPVRGLRRRIAESMQEAKRHIPHFSYIEEIDVTALEELRLHLNADGVANGGATRPKLTLLPFLIRALVRALPEFPQINARYDDAANVVHRFEAVHAGIATQTPGGLVVPVVRHAEALDPWQTADAIRKLAAAARDGQAGREQLSGSTITITSLGALGGLATTPIINRPEVAIVGVNRIIERPVVRKGAVVVRSMMNLSCSFDHRVVDGWDAASFVQRVKALLEQPATLFMDQPR
- a CDS encoding NAD(P)/FAD-dependent oxidoreductase; amino-acid sequence: MAQIAILGAGMVGICTALALQERGHDCVVVDRRPPGSETSYGNAGIIQAEAVEPYALPVNPLLMLRMAFGWKNAVALHWPSLPRQFPALYSYWRSSAEAPLGKVIPVWRQLVAEAVPRHDALIGASGAGGLIRRDGYWDVHATEAGLASALREAERRRLHYGVDFEAADSDMLARAEPALRAKLPGAIHWTAPWTCVAPGQLVAAYADLFRTRGGRIVQGDAASLTQSGRGWRVGGEAAEHAVVALGPWSPELLKGLGYRVPMVRKRGYHLHYECGGGPGRPMLLADHSVVLSPMLAGLRIATAAELSTAAAAAHPAQLARGEAVARTMFQLGKAVEGAAWSGTRPCLPGMLPLVCKAPRHAGLWFHFGHGHQGFTLGPVTAERFARAFDGESGAIAGLDGGIS